A single window of Paenibacillus sp. SYP-B4298 DNA harbors:
- a CDS encoding YerC/YecD family TrpR-related protein, translated as MQLKKLNDKAIDQLFEAVLTLKTVEECYIFFDDLCTVNEIQSLSQRLEVARMLGKGSTYSQIEAETGASTATISRVKRCLNYGNDGYKLALERLES; from the coding sequence ATGCAATTGAAGAAGCTGAACGATAAGGCGATCGACCAGTTGTTTGAGGCGGTGCTAACGCTGAAGACAGTGGAGGAGTGTTATATATTTTTTGATGATTTGTGTACGGTCAATGAGATTCAGTCGCTGTCGCAGCGTCTGGAGGTAGCGCGTATGTTAGGCAAGGGCTCCACCTACAGCCAGATTGAGGCAGAGACGGGCGCGAGCACGGCAACGATCTCTCGGGTCAAGCGCTGCCTGAACTACGGCAACGACGGTTACAAGCTGGCTCTGGAACGACTGGAGTCCTGA
- a CDS encoding sirohydrochlorin chelatase, with amino-acid sequence MVKAGVLVISHGSRENEWVRRIDEAVARLQLTQPLPVVSAFLEIVEGRLIQDGVDELEAAGVTDLYVLPLFVSSGSTHVDDIGQGFGEPRVSEIREGELGTFTVRRAKVEYGVPIDNDPYIAQILYENIRELSVEPQQEQLLLIGHGSKEPVFHKRWRHGLSQLAEQVRELGGFAAAQTAMLLPDQAACVLRAMQRKHPGQAVLVAPLFLSSGYFTNHVIPKRLGGLDYRYNGESLLPHPYVTRWMEQQIESWLQRLYAQDEHLA; translated from the coding sequence GTGGTGAAGGCGGGTGTGCTGGTCATAAGCCATGGCTCCAGGGAGAACGAATGGGTGAGGCGGATTGATGAGGCGGTAGCTCGCCTGCAATTGACGCAGCCGCTGCCCGTCGTATCGGCATTTCTGGAGATTGTGGAGGGGCGGCTTATTCAGGATGGCGTAGATGAGCTAGAGGCTGCGGGCGTGACCGACTTGTATGTACTGCCGCTCTTCGTCTCCTCGGGCAGCACGCATGTCGATGACATCGGCCAAGGATTCGGAGAACCAAGGGTGTCTGAGATTAGAGAAGGAGAGCTGGGCACCTTCACTGTCCGCCGCGCCAAGGTAGAGTACGGCGTACCCATCGACAATGACCCCTACATTGCGCAAATCCTGTATGAGAACATCCGTGAGCTGTCTGTGGAGCCCCAGCAGGAGCAACTGCTGCTGATCGGTCACGGCAGCAAGGAGCCGGTGTTCCATAAGCGATGGCGGCATGGGCTTAGCCAATTGGCGGAGCAGGTGCGTGAGCTGGGCGGCTTTGCCGCGGCGCAGACGGCGATGCTGCTGCCTGATCAGGCAGCCTGTGTGCTGAGGGCGATGCAGCGCAAGCATCCAGGGCAAGCGGTGCTGGTAGCGCCGCTGTTTCTCAGCAGCGGTTATTTTACCAATCATGTCATTCCCAAGCGGCTGGGCGGTCTGGATTATCGCTATAATGGCGAATCGCTGCTGCCGCACCCGTATGTTACCCGTTGGATGGAGCAGCAGATCGAGAGCTGGCTTCAGCGTTTATATGCCCAGGATGAGCATTTAGCTTAA
- a CDS encoding tyrosine protein kinase: MKYRYPHAHRTYNGRDQMGQTSAFPGLSGPSGGPLSPEGGDVGFGAASGSTSLIPSESKGPFSLDKLNDIKGFIDRMGGIDGIVSTMGKVQKMVSSFQQMAPMFKLIMGTFGKGATTTASDDEEWVEPIRRTRRRRRPRGTGTARRPSGTRRRNAGRSGNRRRRTSGR, encoded by the coding sequence GTGAAGTATCGTTACCCGCACGCTCACCGTACTTATAATGGCCGGGATCAGATGGGGCAGACATCCGCCTTTCCCGGTCTCTCCGGCCCCTCTGGCGGCCCTCTGTCCCCTGAAGGCGGAGACGTTGGCTTTGGGGCAGCATCTGGCAGCACCTCGCTCATTCCGAGCGAGAGCAAGGGTCCCTTTTCCCTCGACAAGCTAAATGACATCAAGGGCTTTATCGATCGCATGGGCGGTATTGACGGCATCGTCAGCACGATGGGCAAGGTGCAAAAGATGGTCTCCAGCTTTCAGCAGATGGCTCCGATGTTCAAGCTCATTATGGGCACCTTCGGCAAAGGAGCTACAACGACCGCATCAGACGATGAGGAATGGGTCGAGCCGATACGGAGAACACGCCGCAGACGTCGTCCCAGAGGCACCGGCACAGCTCGCCGTCCATCCGGCACAAGACGACGCAATGCAGGCCGCAGCGGCAACAGGAGACGTCGAACCTCCGGCCGCTAG